A single window of Selenomonas sputigena DNA harbors:
- a CDS encoding excinuclease ABC subunit UvrA: MIKERSESRAAPLAIEVRGARVHNLKNISVDIPLHKIVGIAGVSGSGKSSLALGVLYAEGSRRYLEALSTYTRRRMTQAEKARVDEVRYIPAALALHQRPGVPGMRSTFGTATELLNVVRLMFSRLASHRCPNGHYVPPTRRVAAEQEITCPTCGVHFYAPGAEELAFNSGGACEACGGTGIVRVVDESTLVPDESLSIDEGAVLPWQTLMWSLMKEIAQKLGVRTDVPFRELTAKERDIVFHGPPDKVHMVYQLKKTGAAGEMEFTYFNAIYTVENALAKVKDEKGMKRVEKFLRQEICPSCHGTRLSDAARAPRLAGLSLPDVCRMTLTELAAWVADVPRAMPQDMVLMAQSICETFRHTAARLMELGLGYLALDRAASTLSTGERQRMQLARAVRNRTTGVLYVLDEPSIGLHPSNIEGLLHVMQELMADGNSIILVDHDVQILKSADHFIEMGPEAGAGGGTIIAQGTLAELEKNENSRIGAFLSGRKKVRVHTPAPAEGMFRHGRIELKTEQIHTVKPLHAVFPLGRLSVVTGVSGSGKTTLILESLIPALEAQINGTALPAHVREIAADGVRQVRLIDAVPIGANVRSTVATYANVHDELRKIYARTEAAKAHGYKAGDFSYNTGKLRCPTCDGTGSISLDVQFLPDVTIDCPDCGGSRYCREAADLLRVQRKGKQACSLPELMSLSVDEALELCGDLKAVQRRLQILHDLGLGYLTLGEATPGLSGGEAQRLKLASDMGRGQEGSVFVFDEPTIGLHPLDVETLLGVFQTLLASGATVIVIEHDLDVIRNADYILDMGPGGGDAGGEIVACGTHEDIHREPQSVTGRYL, from the coding sequence ATGATAAAAGAACGAAGCGAAAGCCGGGCGGCTCCATTGGCGATCGAAGTCCGAGGGGCGCGCGTGCACAATTTGAAGAATATATCCGTCGACATTCCGCTGCATAAAATCGTCGGCATTGCGGGCGTTTCGGGATCGGGCAAGTCCTCTCTCGCGCTCGGCGTGCTCTACGCCGAAGGGTCGCGGCGGTATCTGGAAGCGTTGTCGACGTACACGAGGCGGCGCATGACACAGGCGGAGAAGGCGCGTGTCGACGAGGTGCGCTATATTCCGGCGGCGCTCGCGCTGCATCAGCGCCCGGGCGTGCCCGGGATGCGCAGCACGTTCGGCACCGCGACGGAGCTGCTGAACGTCGTGCGGCTGATGTTCTCGCGTCTGGCGAGCCATCGCTGCCCGAACGGTCACTATGTGCCGCCGACGCGCAGGGTCGCAGCGGAGCAGGAGATCACTTGCCCGACGTGCGGCGTGCATTTCTACGCGCCAGGTGCGGAGGAGCTGGCATTCAACAGCGGCGGCGCCTGCGAGGCGTGCGGCGGCACGGGAATCGTGCGCGTCGTCGATGAGTCGACGCTCGTGCCCGACGAATCTCTCTCGATCGACGAGGGCGCGGTGCTGCCGTGGCAGACGCTCATGTGGTCGCTGATGAAGGAGATTGCGCAGAAGTTGGGCGTGCGGACGGACGTGCCGTTCCGCGAGCTTACCGCGAAAGAGAGGGACATCGTCTTTCACGGGCCGCCCGACAAAGTGCATATGGTCTATCAGCTCAAAAAGACTGGTGCGGCGGGAGAGATGGAATTCACCTATTTCAACGCGATTTATACCGTAGAAAATGCGCTTGCGAAGGTCAAGGATGAAAAGGGCATGAAGCGCGTGGAAAAATTCCTGCGCCAGGAGATCTGCCCGTCGTGTCACGGCACGCGCCTCTCGGATGCAGCGCGTGCGCCGCGCCTCGCGGGACTTTCCCTGCCGGATGTCTGCCGCATGACGCTGACGGAGCTTGCGGCGTGGGTCGCGGATGTTCCCCGGGCGATGCCGCAGGATATGGTTCTGATGGCGCAAAGCATCTGCGAGACGTTCCGGCATACGGCGGCGCGCCTCATGGAACTCGGTCTCGGCTACCTCGCGCTCGATCGCGCGGCGTCGACGCTCTCGACGGGAGAGCGGCAGCGCATGCAGCTCGCGCGCGCCGTGCGCAATCGGACGACGGGCGTGCTCTACGTTCTCGATGAACCGTCCATAGGACTTCATCCGTCGAACATCGAAGGCCTGCTGCATGTCATGCAGGAACTCATGGCTGACGGGAATTCCATCATTCTCGTCGATCATGACGTGCAGATCTTGAAGAGCGCCGATCACTTCATTGAGATGGGGCCGGAGGCGGGAGCGGGCGGCGGCACGATCATCGCGCAGGGGACGCTCGCGGAGCTGGAAAAGAACGAGAACTCGCGCATCGGCGCCTTTCTGTCCGGCAGAAAAAAGGTGCGCGTCCATACGCCTGCGCCGGCTGAGGGTATGTTCCGGCATGGCAGGATCGAGCTCAAAACGGAGCAGATCCATACGGTGAAGCCTCTTCACGCCGTGTTTCCACTGGGACGACTGAGCGTCGTGACCGGCGTTTCCGGCTCGGGCAAGACGACGCTGATCCTCGAAAGCCTCATTCCGGCGCTCGAAGCGCAGATCAACGGCACGGCGCTTCCCGCGCACGTTCGAGAAATCGCCGCCGACGGCGTGCGGCAGGTGCGGCTGATCGACGCTGTGCCGATCGGCGCCAACGTGCGTTCTACCGTCGCCACTTACGCGAACGTACACGACGAGCTGCGAAAGATTTATGCGCGCACGGAGGCGGCGAAGGCGCATGGCTATAAGGCGGGGGATTTTTCCTACAACACGGGGAAACTTCGCTGTCCGACGTGCGACGGAACAGGCTCGATCAGCCTCGATGTCCAATTCCTGCCCGATGTCACGATTGACTGCCCCGACTGCGGCGGCTCGCGCTATTGCAGGGAAGCCGCCGATCTTCTTCGCGTGCAGCGCAAGGGGAAGCAGGCCTGTTCTCTGCCCGAGCTGATGTCGCTGAGCGTCGATGAGGCGCTGGAACTTTGCGGCGATTTGAAGGCGGTGCAGCGGCGGCTTCAGATCCTGCACGATCTCGGTCTAGGCTATTTGACGCTCGGCGAAGCGACGCCGGGGCTGTCGGGTGGCGAGGCACAGCGATTGAAGCTCGCGAGCGATATGGGAAGAGGGCAGGAGGGCTCCGTATTCGTCTTCGATGAGCCGACGATCGGTCTGCATCCGCTCGATGTAGAGACACTGCTCGGCGTATTTCAGACACTCTTGGCGAGCGGCGCGACCGTCATCGTCATCGAGCATGACCTCGATGTCATCCGGAACGCCGACTACATCCTCGACATGGGGCCGGGCGGCGGGGATGCAGGGGGCGAGATTGTCGCCTGCGGCACGCACGAGGACATCCACAGGGAGCCGCAGAGTGTCACGGGGCGGTATCTTTGA
- a CDS encoding dihydropteroate synthase: protein MERKGFALERMEPWGRETAAAAMREIGCTEAGVAIMRDKAVFCVIRVHDMPTKAANVVKQTFLSKGADAAVSRHAVDLSEERTDVLLFATLAQYRAAAAVLLRQPWGLDVLARDILALLEM from the coding sequence GTGGAGCGGAAAGGTTTTGCGCTTGAGCGCATGGAGCCTTGGGGCAGGGAGACGGCGGCGGCGGCCATGCGCGAGATCGGCTGCACGGAAGCGGGCGTCGCGATCATGCGTGACAAGGCTGTCTTCTGCGTGATCCGCGTGCATGACATGCCGACGAAGGCGGCGAACGTCGTCAAGCAGACGTTCCTGTCGAAGGGGGCGGACGCCGCCGTATCGCGCCATGCCGTCGACCTCAGCGAGGAGCGCACGGATGTACTGCTCTTCGCGACGCTCGCGCAGTACCGTGCGGCCGCCGCCGTGCTTCTGCGTCAGCCGTGGGGGCTTGACGTCTTGGCGCGCGATATCCTGGCGCTTTTGGAGATGTAA